GAAACCTCCACTTTTTTTAAGATTGTTTATTGCAAAATCTAGAGCTAGTTCTAATAAGAATATAGATTTAGCTTGATCAGAAGTTTTATTACCACTTATATTTGGAGACATATCGGAAACTATACAGTCTATTTTATTTTGACCAACTAGGTTATTTAGTTTCTCATAAGTTTCATCACTTGTAAAATCGCCTTGAATAAAATCCACGCCTGGGATAGGTACCATTTCAAGTAAGTCAAGAGCAATGAGTTTTCCATTAGAACCAATATATTTGATTATCTGCTCAGACCAACCACCTGGAGCAGCGCCTAGGTCTATAACAAACATATTTTGTTTAAATATTTTGTATTTTTCTTGAATCTCAATTATTTTAAAG
Above is a window of Allofrancisella inopinata DNA encoding:
- a CDS encoding RlmE family RNA methyltransferase, which produces MVKTASSKRWVQEHNSDYYVIQANKLGYRSRASFKIIEIQEKYKIFKQNMFVIDLGAAPGGWSEQIIKYIGSNGKLIALDLLEMVPIPGVDFIQGDFTSDETYEKLNNLVGQNKIDCIVSDMSPNISGNKTSDQAKSIFLLELALDFAINNLKKSGGFVAKIFQGEGADKYIKQVKNHFTKVTQFKPKSSRSRSREFYIIALGFKG